The Metabacillus litoralis genome contains a region encoding:
- a CDS encoding DUF3298 and DUF4163 domain-containing protein → MHYTFPVDIKTLTISKGTKQTVYYPKVTNMTNQQLQRYINHVIVVETQQLINKQVGHMPTTVEEMLGSYEIKNNQRQVLSLLLSNYTYHFHAAHGMTYLKSLTFDLKKGKKCELKDLFKPGVDYVKRLSDIIKLQIKQRDLPLLNEFTKIQPNQDFYIADKALVIYFQLYEITPYVYGFPMFPISVYDIQDLIDENGPLGRMAVNV, encoded by the coding sequence ATGCATTATACGTTCCCAGTTGATATTAAAACATTAACAATTAGTAAAGGAACAAAGCAAACCGTTTATTATCCAAAAGTGACCAATATGACAAATCAACAGCTTCAGCGGTATATTAATCACGTGATTGTGGTTGAAACACAACAGCTTATTAACAAGCAAGTTGGACATATGCCAACAACTGTAGAAGAGATGCTAGGGTCTTATGAAATAAAAAATAATCAACGCCAAGTATTGAGTTTATTACTTTCTAATTATACGTATCACTTCCACGCAGCCCACGGTATGACCTATTTAAAATCATTAACCTTTGATCTGAAGAAAGGGAAAAAGTGCGAGCTCAAAGACTTATTCAAACCAGGAGTAGACTATGTCAAAAGGCTCTCAGATATCATCAAGTTGCAAATCAAACAACGCGATCTTCCTCTGCTGAACGAATTCACTAAGATTCAGCCTAATCAAGACTTTTATATAGCTGATAAAGCTCTTGTCATTTATTTCCAATTATATGAAATCACTCCATATGTGTACGGCTTTCCAATGTTCCCGATTTCCGTATATGACATTCAAGATCTAATCGATGAAAACGGGCCACTTGGTCGCATGGCTGTGAATGTATGA
- a CDS encoding amino acid ABC transporter permease produces the protein MFLQNNTITAEMGGWELFSNSLLPMLSGAIQYTIPLTLISFVGGLILALILAMMRLSKTRIIQLPSIIFVSAIRGTPLLVQLFIIFYGLPNIGVNLDPFISAVIAFILNVGAYGSEIIRASILSIPKGQWEAAHTIGMSRWTALRRIILPQAARVSVPPLSNSFISLVKDTSLASLVLVAELFRKAQEIAARTYDFLLLYVEAALIYWVICFILSLVQVVIEKRLNRYVAR, from the coding sequence ATGTTTCTACAAAATAATACCATAACAGCAGAGATGGGAGGATGGGAGTTATTTTCCAACTCTCTTCTCCCGATGCTTTCGGGAGCGATACAGTATACTATTCCGCTTACACTCATTTCATTTGTAGGTGGATTAATTTTAGCCTTGATTTTGGCAATGATGCGCTTATCCAAAACACGTATTATACAACTTCCTTCAATTATTTTTGTGTCAGCCATTAGAGGCACACCCTTACTCGTGCAATTATTTATCATTTTTTATGGACTACCAAACATTGGAGTAAATCTTGATCCTTTTATAAGTGCTGTTATTGCTTTTATATTAAACGTTGGTGCATATGGTTCCGAAATTATTCGTGCTTCTATTCTTTCAATCCCAAAAGGTCAATGGGAGGCTGCTCATACAATTGGCATGTCAAGATGGACTGCTCTTAGGAGAATTATTCTTCCTCAGGCAGCAAGAGTTTCAGTTCCGCCATTATCAAATTCATTCATAAGTTTAGTAAAGGACACCTCTTTAGCATCCTTAGTATTAGTGGCAGAATTATTTCGAAAAGCTCAAGAAATCGCTGCTAGAACGTATGACTTTTTACTTTTATATGTAGAAGCTGCCCTTATCTATTGGGTGATCTGTTTTATCTTATCTTTAGTTCAAGTTGTGATCGAAAAGCGTCTTAATCGATATGTCGCTAGATAG
- a CDS encoding amino acid ABC transporter substrate-binding protein codes for MKKLALSVMMSLFVLMIAACGTNQEESNENATEQEQGNAKIEKLTVGTEGTYAPFTFHNEEGELTGYDVEVIKEVAKRMGAEVEFMETQWDSMFAGLNSKRFDLIANQVGINEDRLANYDFSTPYTYSSSVIVTPTETDDITSFEDLEGKKSAQSLTSNYGAIAEENGAELVGVEGLAQSIQLIKQGRADVTVNDKLAVLDYMKNQNDKDVKIVAESDDVSEMAFTFNKGNEELVEAVNEQLAAMKEDGTLTKISQEWFGEDVSTK; via the coding sequence ATGAAGAAACTAGCATTAAGTGTAATGATGTCACTATTCGTTTTGATGATTGCCGCTTGTGGTACAAATCAAGAAGAAAGCAATGAAAATGCAACAGAACAAGAGCAAGGGAACGCGAAAATAGAAAAACTGACTGTTGGAACAGAAGGTACATATGCGCCATTTACTTTCCATAATGAAGAAGGAGAACTAACTGGTTATGATGTTGAAGTCATAAAAGAAGTTGCAAAACGTATGGGAGCAGAAGTTGAATTTATGGAAACACAGTGGGATTCTATGTTTGCCGGATTAAATTCGAAACGTTTTGATCTTATCGCGAACCAAGTTGGGATCAATGAAGACCGTTTAGCAAATTATGATTTTTCAACACCATATACATATTCATCTTCCGTTATTGTTACACCTACCGAAACAGATGATATTACTTCATTTGAAGATTTGGAAGGGAAAAAATCTGCTCAATCGTTAACAAGTAACTATGGTGCGATTGCTGAAGAAAACGGAGCAGAGCTTGTTGGGGTTGAAGGTCTTGCGCAATCTATCCAACTAATTAAGCAAGGAAGAGCCGATGTAACAGTAAATGATAAATTGGCCGTCCTTGATTATATGAAAAATCAAAATGATAAAGATGTAAAAATTGTTGCTGAATCTGACGATGTATCAGAGATGGCTTTTACATTTAATAAAGGAAATGAAGAATTAGTTGAGGCTGTTAATGAACAGCTAGCTGCAATGAAAGAAGATGGAACATTAACGAAAATTTCCCAAGAATGGTTTGGTGAAGATGTTTCTACAAAATAA